One Gimesia aquarii DNA segment encodes these proteins:
- a CDS encoding DUF1559 domain-containing protein — protein sequence MRQQKKIKAGFTLIELLVVIAIIAILIALLLPAVQQAREAARRSTCKNNLKQIGLGLHNYHSTYGTFPASRIGPYESTCSSCTPDSRFSVYVPLLPFIDQAPLYQQITGNLGTSSFVWNINFDAYRTKLPIINCPSDVDTADITRLGQHNYLFSIGDRYSSLDTTSPGGLRGIFGLQSSVRMRDIIDGTSNTAMVSECIRPPGSGATTPANTFGANSRLNSTNPSACLASFVNGAFTSGPSGLLDRERSLGTRWADGRSGYINFNTILPPNAPVCNGQASTGILPPSSRHEGGVHLLLADGAVRFISENIDTGDVSASQVASGASPYGIWGGLGSKNGGEPLGEF from the coding sequence ATGAGACAACAAAAAAAAATCAAAGCCGGTTTTACCTTAATTGAGTTATTAGTCGTAATCGCCATCATTGCGATTTTAATCGCACTCCTGCTTCCAGCTGTACAACAGGCACGTGAAGCGGCCCGACGCAGCACCTGTAAAAACAATTTAAAACAAATTGGACTGGGACTCCACAATTACCACTCTACTTATGGAACATTTCCCGCCAGTCGCATCGGGCCCTATGAAAGCACTTGTAGCAGCTGCACGCCTGACTCTCGTTTCAGTGTGTATGTCCCTTTACTTCCCTTTATCGATCAAGCTCCGCTTTACCAACAAATTACTGGCAATTTGGGAACGTCTTCTTTTGTCTGGAACATAAATTTTGATGCCTACAGAACTAAGTTGCCCATTATCAATTGCCCGTCCGACGTCGATACCGCTGATATCACAAGACTCGGTCAACATAATTATTTGTTTTCGATAGGCGATCGATACAGTAGTCTTGATACAACTTCGCCTGGAGGCCTGCGTGGGATTTTCGGACTTCAATCCAGCGTACGCATGCGCGACATTATCGACGGTACAAGCAATACCGCCATGGTTTCGGAATGCATTCGCCCACCCGGTTCGGGAGCGACAACCCCTGCTAACACCTTTGGTGCTAATTCTAGACTGAATTCAACAAACCCCTCTGCTTGTCTTGCGAGTTTTGTCAATGGCGCTTTCACATCTGGCCCTTCCGGACTCTTAGATAGAGAACGTTCTCTGGGAACGCGCTGGGCCGATGGCCGATCTGGTTATATTAATTTTAATACGATCTTGCCACCTAATGCTCCTGTCTGCAACGGTCAAGCTTCAACAGGTATTTTACCCCCTTCCAGCCGCCATGAAGGGGGCGTGCATCTTCTGTTGGCCGATGGTGCTGTGCGTTTCATTAGCGAAAATATTGACACCGGCGACGTTAGTGCTTCACAGGTCGCATCAGGTGCAAGCCCTTATGGTATCTGGGGCGGACTAGGATCAAAAAATGGGGGAGAACCTTTAGGCGAATTCTAA